A stretch of the Fodinicurvata sediminis DSM 21159 genome encodes the following:
- the bmt gene encoding betaine--homocysteine S-methyltransferase, giving the protein MSDLLQDLLSRRPWLLADGATGTNLFALGLQHGDSPELWNLNQPEKVRQHYRSFIDAGSDIVLTNSFGGTANRLKLHAADGQVHEINREAARLLKAEIADSGREVVCAGSVGPTGDLFVPLGPLKYEDGVAAFTAQCEGLAEGGADVAWIETMSSPDELNAAIEGATQAGLPVVCTLSFDTNGRTMMGVTPEDLSRLAHQATSPPLAFGGNCGTGPAEMVAALVNMHNAAGPTDILVAKANCGIPVFVDGEVRYNGTPELMARYAVLARNAGARIIGGCCGTTPDHLRSMRHVLETTEPGKSPSLEEITRELGSISAGSRGEKPGEGSGRRGARRRSRV; this is encoded by the coding sequence ATGAGCGACCTGCTGCAAGACCTGCTGTCCCGCCGTCCCTGGTTGCTGGCCGATGGCGCAACCGGCACCAACCTCTTCGCCCTCGGCCTGCAGCATGGTGATTCCCCGGAACTCTGGAATCTGAACCAGCCCGAGAAGGTCCGGCAGCACTACCGCTCTTTCATTGACGCCGGATCGGACATCGTACTCACCAACTCCTTTGGCGGCACAGCCAACCGCCTGAAGCTGCACGCTGCGGACGGTCAGGTTCACGAGATCAACCGGGAAGCCGCGCGCCTGTTGAAAGCGGAAATCGCGGACAGCGGGCGCGAGGTGGTCTGTGCCGGCTCGGTCGGCCCCACAGGGGATCTGTTCGTCCCGCTCGGCCCTCTCAAGTACGAGGATGGCGTTGCGGCCTTCACGGCTCAGTGCGAAGGCCTGGCCGAAGGCGGCGCCGATGTGGCCTGGATCGAGACCATGTCCTCGCCCGACGAACTCAATGCTGCCATCGAGGGGGCAACGCAGGCCGGCCTGCCCGTGGTCTGCACGCTGTCTTTCGACACCAACGGACGCACCATGATGGGAGTGACGCCCGAGGACCTGAGCCGGCTGGCCCACCAGGCGACCTCCCCGCCTCTCGCCTTTGGTGGAAATTGCGGGACCGGCCCGGCCGAGATGGTGGCGGCCCTGGTCAACATGCACAACGCCGCCGGCCCCACGGACATCCTGGTTGCCAAGGCGAACTGCGGCATCCCGGTTTTCGTGGATGGTGAAGTGCGCTACAATGGCACGCCAGAGTTGATGGCCCGCTACGCGGTCCTGGCGCGCAATGCCGGAGCCCGCATCATCGGCGGCTGCTGTGGCACCACACCGGATCATCTGCGTAGCATGCGGCATGTCCTGGAAACGACAGAGCCGGGCAAGAGCCCCTCGCTGGAAGAAATCACCCGTGAGCTGGGCAGCATCTCGGCCGGGAGCCGCGGCGAAAAACCTGGCGAGGGCAGCGGACGTCGAGGAGCCAGGCGGCGCAGCCGGGTCTGA
- the betA gene encoding choline dehydrogenase, producing the protein MKADTHFDYIIIGAGSAGCVLANRLTEDPEVSVLLLEAGPRDRSLFIHMPAALAYPLADRKFNWFYHSEPDPWMDNRRLYCPRGRVLGGSSSINGMAYVRGHARDYDRWGSHGLDGWDYAHCLPYFRRAQAHEYGADDYRGSDGPLKVSAGRMENPLEQAWVAAGQQAGYALTPDMNGHRQEGVGHMDMTVHEGERWSAAKGYLYPILDRPNLTVRHSALTLRLLFEGQRASGAEVTFGGMAQQFHADREVLLCGGAINSPQLLMLSGIGPADDLTALDIPVVADRPGVGRNLQDHLEIYIQHACSQPVSLYSSTKLLNKAWVGLEWLFFKRGVGASSHFEAGGFIRSRAGIEHPNLQYHFLPIAMNYDGSNPVRGHGFQAHVGPMRPTSRGHVRLRSPDAREAPVILFNYMATENDRQEMREAIRLTREIFAQPAFDPYRGAELTPGPDAESDADLDAFVRAHGESAYHPSCTCAMGPASDEMAVTDAQGRVHGVENLRVVDASIMPDIASGNLNAPTIMIAEKLADAIRGKTPLAPSDAPVWIHPEWQRKQR; encoded by the coding sequence ATGAAAGCTGACACACACTTCGACTACATCATCATCGGGGCCGGCTCGGCCGGCTGTGTGCTGGCCAATCGTCTCACCGAGGATCCCGAAGTCAGCGTTCTACTGCTGGAGGCGGGCCCGCGCGACCGTTCCCTTTTCATCCACATGCCGGCAGCCCTGGCCTATCCCCTGGCCGACCGAAAGTTCAACTGGTTCTACCACAGCGAACCTGATCCCTGGATGGACAACCGCCGGCTCTACTGCCCGCGCGGGCGCGTGCTGGGGGGCTCTTCTTCCATCAACGGCATGGCCTATGTACGTGGTCATGCGCGGGACTACGACCGCTGGGGCAGCCACGGACTTGACGGCTGGGACTATGCCCACTGCCTGCCCTACTTCCGGCGCGCCCAGGCCCATGAATACGGGGCCGACGACTACCGCGGCAGCGACGGGCCGCTGAAGGTCTCGGCCGGACGCATGGAGAACCCGCTGGAACAGGCCTGGGTCGCGGCCGGGCAGCAGGCCGGCTATGCACTCACCCCTGACATGAACGGCCATCGCCAGGAAGGCGTCGGTCACATGGACATGACGGTTCACGAGGGCGAGCGCTGGTCGGCTGCCAAAGGGTATCTCTACCCCATCTTGGATCGCCCGAACCTGACCGTGCGCCATTCGGCCCTGACCCTGCGCCTGCTGTTCGAGGGTCAGCGAGCCAGCGGCGCCGAGGTTACCTTCGGCGGCATGGCACAGCAGTTCCACGCCGATCGCGAGGTCCTGCTCTGTGGTGGGGCCATCAACTCGCCACAGCTGCTCATGCTCTCCGGCATCGGCCCGGCCGACGACCTGACGGCTTTGGACATTCCCGTTGTGGCCGACCGCCCGGGCGTGGGGCGGAACCTGCAGGACCACTTGGAAATCTATATCCAGCATGCCTGCAGCCAGCCGGTCTCGCTCTACAGTTCAACAAAGTTGTTGAACAAGGCTTGGGTCGGCCTGGAATGGCTGTTCTTCAAGCGAGGTGTCGGGGCCAGCAGCCACTTCGAGGCGGGCGGTTTCATCCGCAGTCGCGCCGGTATCGAGCACCCGAACCTGCAGTACCATTTCCTGCCCATTGCCATGAATTACGATGGCAGCAATCCGGTGCGCGGCCATGGTTTCCAGGCCCATGTCGGCCCGATGCGCCCCACCAGCCGAGGTCATGTACGCCTGCGCAGCCCGGATGCCCGCGAGGCACCCGTCATTCTCTTCAACTACATGGCCACCGAGAACGACCGGCAGGAGATGCGCGAGGCCATCCGCTTGACCCGCGAGATCTTCGCCCAGCCAGCATTCGATCCCTACCGCGGCGCTGAACTGACGCCCGGCCCCGATGCAGAGAGCGACGCCGACCTGGATGCTTTCGTCCGCGCCCATGGCGAAAGCGCCTACCACCCATCCTGCACCTGCGCCATGGGACCCGCCAGCGACGAGATGGCCGTGACCGACGCCCAGGGGCGGGTTCACGGTGTGGAGAACCTGCGCGTCGTCGACGCCTCGATCATGCCCGATATCGCCAGCGGCAACCTGAATGCACCCACCATCATGATCGCCGAGAAGCTGGCCGACGCCATCCGCGGCAAGACCCCCTTGGCGCCATCGGACGCTCCGGTCTGGATCCATCCGGAATGGCAGAGGAAACAGCGCTAG
- a CDS encoding AIPR family protein — MVPANLEYENLIDLIASYADKGRGESVSFLNWFLENIFRLDSISADDSICDRPNDRGIDGIYVDHDQEEIVVLQSKLRQKEATVGDAPFRDLAGTLTQFKDRGAVESLLNGGGNQDLKHILMREHVADLIENGYQVVGSFVTNQPLDTNGQEFVEQADNIRAYDRNRICSEFIDIESEGGVDEKFVMDASYVEPMKIQTGDSATTYIFPAKASELVRMSGIDDGTLFSQNVRQSLGNTKVNKSLQSSVKDQNEHQNFPLYHNGVTILCKNAQYEDEKITIENYVVVNGAQSISTFKKSSSHLSDDLRVIAKVVELDDSALARKITVNSNNQNAIKPRDLKSNNEVQIRLKEEMKAVAGGAYDLEIKRGEPSREGAIVITNEEAGRLLLASDLEEPYSCHQVYKLFDEKYADIFARPSVNAWRIVLLHKIMEQVEASMQNIEYKPLSKYGLTRFFLLSCVFHLIQEDNVSRFWMQRPRKVFENGNVDKFCAAVSEVLKTLIVDLNYEVKELGDSFDYKGDLKGPNKISELRGKLMTSYMKDVARDKASAFKEMLA, encoded by the coding sequence ATGGTTCCTGCTAATCTCGAATATGAAAACCTTATCGACCTAATTGCCTCCTACGCTGATAAAGGCAGAGGCGAATCTGTTTCTTTTCTTAACTGGTTCTTGGAAAATATTTTCCGATTAGACAGCATTTCTGCCGATGACTCGATTTGCGATCGCCCAAATGATCGGGGTATCGATGGTATTTATGTTGACCACGACCAAGAAGAAATTGTGGTTCTCCAAAGCAAGCTTCGTCAGAAAGAGGCAACTGTTGGAGATGCTCCATTTCGCGATTTGGCGGGAACACTTACGCAATTTAAGGATCGAGGAGCAGTGGAATCGTTACTAAATGGCGGAGGCAACCAAGACTTAAAGCACATCCTTATGCGCGAGCATGTTGCTGACTTAATTGAGAACGGTTACCAAGTAGTCGGGAGCTTTGTTACCAATCAACCTCTTGACACGAATGGTCAGGAATTCGTTGAGCAGGCTGACAACATAAGGGCGTACGATCGCAACAGAATTTGTTCCGAATTCATTGACATTGAGAGTGAGGGGGGCGTTGACGAGAAGTTTGTTATGGACGCGAGTTATGTCGAGCCCATGAAGATACAGACTGGGGACTCCGCTACGACCTATATTTTTCCAGCCAAGGCGTCGGAATTGGTCAGAATGTCGGGGATAGATGACGGCACGCTATTTTCTCAGAATGTTCGGCAATCTTTGGGTAATACAAAGGTAAATAAGTCTCTACAATCGAGTGTTAAGGATCAAAACGAGCACCAAAACTTCCCACTTTACCATAACGGTGTTACGATTTTATGTAAAAATGCACAGTATGAAGATGAGAAAATCACTATTGAAAATTACGTTGTCGTAAACGGCGCTCAAAGCATTTCGACTTTCAAAAAATCTTCCTCACATCTATCGGACGATTTGCGCGTAATCGCAAAGGTTGTAGAACTTGATGACTCTGCGCTTGCAAGGAAGATTACAGTTAATAGCAACAACCAAAATGCTATTAAGCCAAGAGATTTGAAGTCTAATAACGAGGTGCAAATTCGCCTGAAGGAAGAAATGAAAGCTGTGGCAGGCGGCGCCTACGATTTAGAAATAAAACGCGGCGAGCCATCTCGAGAGGGGGCAATCGTCATCACCAATGAGGAGGCTGGTCGTCTCTTACTAGCAAGTGACCTGGAAGAACCCTATTCTTGCCATCAAGTTTATAAGCTATTTGACGAAAAATATGCAGATATTTTCGCACGCCCTTCTGTCAATGCTTGGAGAATCGTTCTACTACATAAAATTATGGAGCAGGTAGAAGCTAGCATGCAGAATATCGAGTATAAGCCGCTCTCAAAATATGGCCTTACTCGATTTTTTCTTCTGTCTTGCGTTTTTCATTTAATTCAAGAGGATAACGTTTCTCGTTTTTGGATGCAGCGCCCCAGGAAGGTTTTTGAAAATGGAAACGTGGATAAATTTTGCGCTGCAGTATCTGAGGTTCTTAAGACGCTAATTGTGGACTTGAACTACGAGGTTAAAGAACTTGGTGATAGCTTCGACTACAAGGGTGACTTAAAGGGGCCGAATAAGATTTCTGAGTTAAGGGGGAAGTTGATGACCAGTTACATGAAAGACGTTGCTCGCGACAAAGCATCTGCATTCAAGGAAATGCTTGCATAA
- a CDS encoding GcvT family protein yields the protein MKTQARVVVIGGGAVGVSTLYHLAKFGWSDVVLVERTELTAGSTWHAAGLLPLFNMSYSVGQIHKYSVDLYKSLEEETGQNVSFHVNGNLRLAETQERMDEYRKYCGTANTIGVPYELITPSEVKELWPLAEVDDLVGAIYHPDDGHIAPADLTTALSIGARNRGAEIYRQTPVTGVTQKENGEWIVHTSKGDITCEHVVCATGNYARQTGALFGLDVPAIPVEHQYIVTEPHPALVQRQKEGKPELPVLRPSDDAYYFREERQGFLLGPYEKGAPACFVDGVPDSFGQDLFPGDLERLMPHVEAAMERIPAFTEVGIKDIINGPISYTPDGNPLVGPAWGVKNVWLNEGHSFGITAAGGAGRYLAEWIIEGEPSIELIDVDPRRYGAYANKRYTKLKNEEAYEHVFVIHYPDEERPAARPAKMSPIHDKLDAAGAVWGQRYGWERPNWFAPEGVERKDVWSFRRTNYFEHVGNEARHMREKAGLIDLTSFSKFEVSGPGAEAYLDRLVANTIPKKVGRMSLSHALTHSGGVRSEFTITKLAENRFYLISSGSAERFDWDFLFKNLPDDGSVRLDNITGSRGVFVLSGPNARDILQQLTDSDLSNAAFPWLTGQAINVGLASDVRTLRVNFVGELGWELHHPIEYQRHIFDEIMQAGKEHELGLVGIRAMDALRIEKSYRMWAKDLSREYTAFEAGLDRFVRLNKGEFTGREALVRQQQEGLPRRFVTMEVFPEARNGRPIADAGGNEPIYSNGNMIGRATSGVYGHNVERSLALGYVTPEFAEPGTELEIEILRDRFQARVVPESPWDPENERLRA from the coding sequence ATGAAAACACAGGCACGGGTGGTGGTTATCGGCGGCGGGGCTGTCGGCGTCTCGACCCTCTATCATCTTGCAAAATTCGGTTGGTCGGACGTTGTCCTGGTGGAACGCACCGAACTGACGGCGGGCTCGACCTGGCACGCGGCTGGACTGCTGCCACTGTTCAACATGAGCTACAGCGTCGGCCAGATACACAAGTACTCGGTCGACCTCTACAAGTCGCTTGAGGAAGAGACCGGGCAGAACGTTTCCTTCCACGTCAACGGGAACCTGCGCCTGGCAGAAACCCAGGAACGCATGGACGAGTACCGAAAGTATTGCGGCACGGCCAATACCATCGGTGTGCCCTATGAGCTGATCACACCCAGCGAGGTGAAGGAGCTTTGGCCTCTGGCCGAGGTCGACGACCTGGTGGGGGCCATCTACCACCCCGACGATGGCCACATCGCGCCGGCAGACCTGACCACCGCCCTGTCCATCGGTGCACGCAACCGCGGGGCCGAGATCTATCGCCAGACCCCCGTGACCGGCGTGACGCAGAAAGAGAACGGCGAGTGGATCGTTCACACGAGCAAGGGGGACATCACCTGCGAGCACGTGGTCTGTGCCACTGGCAACTACGCCCGCCAGACCGGCGCCCTCTTCGGGCTCGATGTGCCCGCCATACCGGTGGAACATCAGTACATCGTGACCGAGCCCCACCCGGCCCTCGTCCAGCGCCAGAAGGAGGGCAAGCCCGAGCTCCCCGTCCTGAGGCCTTCCGATGATGCCTACTACTTCCGTGAAGAGCGCCAGGGCTTCCTGCTTGGTCCCTACGAGAAGGGGGCGCCGGCCTGTTTCGTCGATGGTGTACCGGACTCCTTTGGCCAGGACCTCTTCCCGGGCGACCTGGAACGCCTGATGCCCCATGTGGAAGCCGCCATGGAACGCATACCGGCCTTCACCGAAGTCGGCATCAAGGATATCATCAACGGCCCCATCTCCTACACCCCGGATGGCAACCCTCTGGTCGGCCCGGCCTGGGGCGTGAAGAACGTCTGGCTGAACGAGGGTCACTCCTTCGGCATCACCGCAGCCGGCGGCGCCGGGCGCTATCTGGCCGAATGGATCATCGAGGGCGAGCCCTCCATCGAGCTGATCGATGTGGATCCGCGCCGCTATGGCGCCTATGCCAACAAGCGCTACACGAAGCTGAAGAATGAAGAGGCTTACGAGCACGTCTTCGTCATTCACTACCCCGACGAGGAGCGCCCGGCCGCACGTCCGGCCAAGATGAGCCCGATTCACGACAAGCTGGACGCCGCCGGCGCTGTCTGGGGCCAGCGCTATGGCTGGGAGCGCCCCAACTGGTTCGCGCCCGAGGGCGTGGAACGCAAGGACGTCTGGTCCTTCCGCCGCACCAACTACTTCGAACATGTGGGCAACGAGGCCCGGCATATGCGTGAGAAGGCCGGACTGATCGATCTGACCTCTTTTTCCAAGTTCGAGGTTTCCGGCCCGGGTGCCGAGGCCTACCTGGACCGCCTGGTGGCCAACACCATTCCCAAGAAGGTGGGCCGCATGTCGCTCAGCCATGCGCTGACCCATTCCGGCGGCGTGCGCAGCGAATTCACCATTACCAAGCTGGCGGAGAATCGCTTCTATCTCATCTCCTCGGGTTCGGCGGAGCGCTTCGACTGGGATTTCCTGTTCAAGAACCTGCCCGATGACGGCAGCGTACGCCTGGACAACATCACAGGCAGCCGCGGCGTCTTCGTCCTGTCCGGCCCCAACGCCCGGGACATCCTGCAGCAACTGACGGACAGCGACCTGTCCAATGCCGCCTTCCCCTGGCTGACCGGACAGGCCATCAATGTCGGCCTGGCCAGCGACGTTCGGACCCTGCGCGTCAACTTCGTCGGCGAACTGGGCTGGGAATTGCATCATCCCATCGAGTACCAACGGCATATCTTCGACGAGATCATGCAGGCCGGAAAGGAGCACGAGCTTGGCCTTGTGGGAATCCGGGCCATGGATGCTCTGCGCATCGAGAAGTCCTATCGCATGTGGGCAAAGGACCTCAGCCGCGAATACACGGCCTTCGAGGCCGGGCTGGACCGCTTCGTACGCCTCAACAAGGGCGAATTCACCGGCCGCGAGGCCCTGGTGCGCCAGCAACAGGAAGGTCTGCCGAGGCGCTTTGTCACAATGGAGGTCTTCCCCGAGGCCCGTAATGGCCGGCCCATCGCCGATGCGGGCGGCAATGAACCGATCTACAGCAACGGCAACATGATCGGACGCGCCACTTCAGGGGTCTATGGGCACAATGTCGAGCGCAGTCTGGCCCTCGGCTATGTCACTCCGGAGTTTGCCGAGCCCGGAACCGAACTGGAAATCGAAATCCTGCGCGATCGCTTTCAGGCACGGGTCGTACCGGAATCACCCTGGGATCCCGAGAACGAACGCCTGCGTGCATAG
- a CDS encoding MliC family protein, which yields MMKTIHSALFLIAGIALAACSQSGIPGSERGSAPAPTSAGLESEDGLPETDPIVYICDGGAMVAAIYDGEEALVTYEGRSEEMQTVRSGSGARYAGEDWIWWTKGNTGFLQSRADEETIVDGCSIHGEG from the coding sequence ATGATGAAAACAATCCATTCCGCCCTTTTCCTGATTGCCGGTATTGCATTGGCCGCCTGCAGTCAGAGCGGAATCCCGGGATCGGAACGGGGCAGCGCTCCAGCACCGACCTCTGCTGGACTGGAAAGCGAGGATGGCCTGCCCGAAACTGACCCCATCGTCTATATCTGTGACGGCGGTGCCATGGTCGCGGCCATTTATGACGGCGAGGAAGCCCTGGTGACCTATGAGGGCCGCTCCGAGGAAATGCAGACCGTGCGATCGGGCAGTGGCGCGCGCTATGCCGGCGAGGACTGGATCTGGTGGACCAAGGGCAACACCGGCTTCCTGCAGTCCCGGGCCGATGAGGAAACCATCGTTGATGGCTGTTCCATTCACGGAGAAGGCTGA
- the betB gene encoding betaine-aldehyde dehydrogenase has product MMAQQDCTLYIAGAHQKAADGQTFETRNPATGDLLAHVQQAGAADVARAVEAAKAGFATWSVMTCAERGRILRRAADLLRARNDELARLETLDTGRPIQETSVEDINSGADCLEYFGALAAGLSGEHIDLGPSFAYTRREPLGICAGIGAWNYPTQIACWKAAPALACGNAMIFKPAELTPLTAIKVAEILSEAGLPNGVFNVVHGFAETGQLLTRHPDIAKVSLTGEVATGRRVMADAAGTLKEVTLELGGKSPILVFQDADIERAVTGAMLGNFYSGGEICSNGTRVFVHESIKEAFLECLVERTEALKLGDPLDPDTQVGALISQEHTDKVLQAIEAGQKEGARLVTGGQRLTEPPFDRGGFVTPAIFDACADDMNLVREEIFGPVLSLLSFRDENEVIARANATPYGLAAGVFTQDLARAHRVVARLQAGTCWINNYNLTPIEMPFGGYKQSGLGRENGKAAIEHYSQLKSVYVELGELESPY; this is encoded by the coding sequence ATGATGGCCCAGCAGGACTGCACGCTGTATATCGCCGGCGCGCACCAGAAAGCCGCCGACGGACAGACCTTTGAAACCCGGAACCCCGCCACAGGTGACCTTCTGGCCCATGTCCAGCAGGCCGGCGCGGCGGATGTCGCGCGTGCCGTAGAAGCCGCCAAGGCAGGCTTTGCCACCTGGTCGGTCATGACCTGCGCCGAGCGCGGGCGTATCCTGCGCCGCGCCGCCGACCTGTTGCGTGCACGCAACGACGAGCTGGCGCGCTTGGAGACACTGGACACCGGCCGCCCCATCCAGGAGACCTCGGTCGAGGACATCAACAGCGGTGCCGACTGCCTGGAGTACTTCGGAGCCCTGGCAGCCGGCCTGTCAGGCGAGCATATCGACCTGGGTCCGTCCTTCGCCTACACCCGGCGCGAGCCGCTGGGGATCTGTGCCGGCATCGGCGCCTGGAACTACCCCACCCAGATCGCCTGCTGGAAGGCGGCCCCGGCACTGGCCTGCGGCAACGCGATGATCTTCAAGCCGGCCGAACTGACGCCCCTGACCGCCATCAAGGTGGCGGAAATACTCAGCGAAGCCGGACTGCCAAACGGAGTCTTCAATGTGGTGCACGGCTTTGCCGAAACCGGCCAGTTGCTGACACGCCATCCGGACATCGCCAAGGTTTCGCTGACCGGCGAAGTGGCGACCGGCCGCCGGGTCATGGCCGACGCCGCCGGAACCCTGAAGGAGGTCACGCTGGAGCTGGGTGGCAAGTCGCCCATCCTGGTCTTCCAGGACGCCGATATCGAGCGTGCGGTGACCGGCGCCATGCTTGGCAACTTCTATAGCGGCGGCGAAATCTGTTCCAACGGGACCCGGGTCTTCGTCCACGAAAGCATCAAGGAGGCGTTCCTGGAATGCCTGGTGGAACGCACAGAAGCCCTGAAACTGGGGGACCCTCTGGATCCCGACACCCAGGTCGGTGCGCTCATCTCGCAGGAACATACCGACAAGGTCCTGCAGGCCATCGAGGCAGGCCAGAAGGAAGGTGCACGGCTGGTGACCGGCGGCCAACGTCTGACCGAACCGCCTTTCGACCGGGGCGGTTTCGTGACCCCCGCCATATTCGATGCCTGCGCCGATGACATGAACCTGGTGCGCGAGGAGATCTTCGGGCCTGTGCTCTCGTTGCTGAGCTTCCGTGACGAGAACGAAGTGATCGCCCGTGCCAACGCCACGCCCTATGGCCTGGCCGCCGGCGTCTTCACCCAGGATTTGGCGCGTGCCCATCGGGTGGTCGCTCGCCTGCAGGCCGGCACTTGCTGGATCAACAACTACAACCTGACCCCCATCGAGATGCCCTTTGGCGGCTACAAGCAGTCCGGCCTGGGACGAGAGAACGGCAAGGCGGCCATTGAGCACTATTCCCAGTTGAAAAGTGTCTATGTCGAGCTGGGTGAACTGGAAAGCCCCTACTGA
- a CDS encoding trimethylamine methyltransferase family protein, with translation MSDQAIDEQSEAADTAPADASGRSGRRGRGGAESRRAARRGAGQQQLRYILRKVPCFEVMNEEALAIIEQNADTVLEEIGLEFRGDPEALQIWKDAGCDVQGERVHFPRGLCRKIITENAPARFTQHARNPERSVEIGGDATVFAPVYGPPFVSDLEGGRRYGTMEDFRNFVKLAYMAPAIHHSGGTVCEPTDVPVNKRHLDMLYSHMRYSDKPFMGSVTAPERAEDSVAMAKLLFGADFVENNTVMISLINANSPMVWDDTMLGALKVYARNNQAVICTPFILAGAMAPCTVAGTMTQTLAESMAGMALAQLVRPGAPVVLGSFASSMSMQSGAPTFGTPEPALVLYGMGQLARRLGVPFRSGGSLCASKLPDAQAAYESANTLNATMMGGVNFTLHAAGWLEGGLVSSYEKFMMDIDQLGMQQVLAGGVDMSENGQAMDAIREVGPGKHYLGCAHTQANFETAFYRSTIADNNSYEQWLAEGGLDATTRANKLWKSWLESYQEPGLDPTVDEALQDFIRQRKDSMPDAFA, from the coding sequence ATGAGCGACCAGGCGATAGACGAGCAGTCAGAAGCGGCGGATACGGCCCCGGCGGACGCAAGCGGGCGGTCCGGACGCAGGGGGCGCGGCGGGGCGGAAAGCCGCCGTGCCGCACGACGTGGTGCCGGCCAACAGCAATTGCGTTACATCCTTCGCAAGGTGCCCTGCTTCGAGGTCATGAACGAAGAGGCGCTGGCGATCATCGAGCAGAATGCCGACACGGTGCTGGAGGAGATCGGGCTTGAGTTCCGCGGTGATCCAGAAGCACTGCAAATCTGGAAGGATGCGGGCTGCGATGTGCAGGGCGAGCGCGTACACTTTCCCCGCGGGCTTTGCCGGAAAATAATAACCGAGAACGCACCGGCCCGCTTTACACAGCATGCGCGCAATCCAGAACGTTCCGTGGAGATCGGCGGGGATGCCACGGTCTTCGCGCCGGTCTACGGTCCGCCCTTCGTCAGCGACCTGGAGGGGGGACGCCGCTACGGGACCATGGAGGATTTCCGCAACTTCGTGAAACTCGCCTACATGGCGCCGGCGATACATCACTCCGGCGGCACGGTCTGCGAACCGACCGACGTGCCGGTGAACAAGCGCCATCTGGACATGCTCTACAGCCACATGCGTTACTCCGACAAACCCTTCATGGGTTCGGTGACCGCGCCGGAGCGTGCCGAGGATTCCGTGGCCATGGCGAAGCTGCTCTTCGGTGCGGACTTCGTCGAGAACAACACGGTGATGATCAGCCTGATCAACGCCAACTCGCCCATGGTCTGGGATGACACCATGCTGGGTGCGCTGAAGGTCTATGCCCGCAACAACCAGGCGGTTATCTGCACACCCTTCATCCTGGCCGGTGCCATGGCGCCCTGTACCGTGGCCGGGACCATGACCCAGACCCTGGCGGAATCCATGGCCGGCATGGCGCTGGCGCAACTGGTGCGTCCGGGAGCGCCTGTGGTGCTCGGGTCCTTCGCCAGTTCCATGTCCATGCAGTCGGGTGCCCCGACCTTCGGTACGCCCGAACCGGCTCTGGTGTTGTATGGCATGGGGCAGCTGGCCCGTCGGCTGGGCGTGCCCTTCCGTTCCGGAGGCAGTCTATGTGCCTCCAAGCTGCCGGACGCCCAGGCCGCTTATGAATCGGCCAATACGCTGAACGCCACCATGATGGGCGGGGTGAATTTCACCCTGCATGCCGCCGGCTGGCTGGAAGGCGGACTGGTTTCCTCCTATGAGAAATTCATGATGGATATCGACCAGCTCGGCATGCAGCAGGTGCTCGCCGGTGGCGTGGACATGAGCGAGAACGGCCAGGCCATGGATGCCATTCGCGAGGTCGGTCCGGGCAAGCATTACCTTGGCTGTGCCCATACCCAGGCGAACTTCGAGACAGCCTTCTATCGCTCGACCATCGCCGACAACAATTCCTACGAGCAATGGCTGGCGGAAGGAGGCCTGGATGCGACGACGCGCGCCAACAAGCTCTGGAAGTCCTGGCTGGAAAGCTATCAGGAACCCGGCCTGGATCCGACGGTCGATGAGGCACTGCAGGACTTCATCCGCCAGCGCAAGGACTCCATGCCAGATGCTTTTGCCTGA